One Halarcobacter ebronensis genomic window carries:
- a CDS encoding ABC transporter permease codes for MKNLSLIAYLDLKESIRAKWFIIYSLVFGGMIALFFIAGVTQSQVMGFSGLSRLLLMYIQVTIVILPIFILITTVRSISGDRDTHILEYMLSFPISLKQYYWGKILGRFITVFLPVFFAMFIAIIYGAIIGADIPWDIFLLYSGLLFSLSSSFLGIAFFISSFVKTSEVALGISFFIWIFLLAFIDIALISLMMQSRFSEGLIISIALLNPMEIFRVAAISLFDPALTVMGPVAFYILDTFKQTTFVLFSILYPLLLGVIFAIIGYTIFAKKDLV; via the coding sequence ATGAAAAATCTTTCATTAATTGCATACCTTGACTTAAAAGAGTCCATAAGAGCGAAGTGGTTTATTATCTACTCTTTAGTTTTTGGAGGGATGATTGCTCTGTTTTTTATTGCTGGTGTTACTCAGTCTCAGGTTATGGGATTTAGTGGTTTAAGTAGACTTCTTTTGATGTATATTCAAGTAACTATTGTTATTTTACCAATATTTATACTAATTACAACAGTTCGATCTATCTCAGGAGATAGAGATACACATATCTTGGAGTATATGCTCTCTTTTCCAATCTCACTTAAACAGTACTATTGGGGTAAAATTTTAGGTAGATTTATTACTGTATTTTTACCTGTATTTTTTGCAATGTTTATTGCAATTATTTATGGAGCTATTATCGGTGCTGATATACCTTGGGATATTTTTTTATTATACTCAGGTTTACTTTTCTCACTCTCATCTTCATTTTTGGGAATTGCATTTTTTATCTCATCATTTGTAAAAACAAGTGAAGTTGCTCTTGGAATCTCATTTTTTATTTGGATTTTTCTTTTAGCATTTATTGATATTGCACTTATCTCACTTATGATGCAAAGTAGATTTAGTGAAGGTTTGATTATCTCAATTGCCCTATTAAACCCTATGGAAATTTTCAGAGTTGCAGCTATCTCACTTTTTGATCCAGCACTTACAGTAATGGGACCTGTTGCTTTCTATATTTTGGATACTTTCAAACAGACTACATTTGTACTCTTCTCAATTTTGTATCCACTTTTATTAGGTGTTATTTTTGCCATTATTGGTTATACAATCTTTGCTAAAAAAGATTTAGTTTAA
- a CDS encoding nitrous oxide reductase accessory protein NosL has product MKKYLVFTLSSLIAASILSANETYSMNFDKETVSLIRKIKVYKDPAWTAKIVTKENKEFYFISPKSLMEYYYNPAKWPETNVHKEEDLKALVVTDYKTMKPIDAKKAFYVYGSHKVSLAGDDIPAFAQLDDAKKFMDENHGRRILKFSDLKEALIELLNGDI; this is encoded by the coding sequence ATGAAAAAATATTTAGTTTTTACACTCTCTTCATTAATAGCAGCGTCAATACTATCTGCTAATGAAACCTATTCAATGAATTTTGATAAAGAGACTGTAAGTTTAATTAGAAAAATAAAAGTTTACAAGGACCCAGCTTGGACTGCTAAAATTGTTACAAAAGAGAATAAAGAGTTCTATTTTATAAGTCCAAAATCTTTAATGGAATACTACTATAATCCAGCAAAATGGCCAGAAACAAATGTTCACAAAGAAGAGGATTTAAAAGCTCTTGTTGTAACTGATTATAAAACAATGAAACCAATAGATGCTAAAAAGGCTTTTTATGTTTATGGAAGTCATAAGGTTTCACTTGCAGGAGATGATATTCCTGCTTTTGCACAATTAGATGATGCAAAAAAATTTATGGATGAGAACCATGGAAGAAGAATCCTAAAGTTCTCTGATTTAAAAGAGGCTCTTATTGAGCTATTGAATGGTGATATCTAA
- a CDS encoding PAS domain-containing sensor histidine kinase, which produces MHESLSLTKRYILALTIIAFLSILAFFNLSKLLSIQSNDAQLVNMSGNQKIITREIAFYAIYYKIDKLKAKIIEMEKTHNILTSLKMSEELHSIYFGKEVNLDEKVKTYLFHAKRFYVHRDGRSQNYVLKNSEKLLLDLEKAVVVYLKEASENTRKLQKVETYILILTLLTLLFEAIFIFMPASRQINSRTEELIREKEFSNAVIESSRNAIITLDSKMKIRTFNSEAEKIFKYTKEEMLNKTKFNEIVLDKYNINDLESLKKVQESKGKDKNGKKFPIRISFGTSGENRDIAIVANIQDISKEKLNDKILQQQSKFAALGEMIAIIAHQWRQPLAQLNFNCMYIRKKSKDKEIIEETIANEEIIQFMSETITNFQDFYKKSDNTIFNPQTAIEQALKIVSSSIKLNQIELKKQIDSKIKIFGNLNSLAQIVLSIIQNSIDIIKSDKIDSPTITITLKDSEKHTILIISDNAGGIKIEPIKDVFKPFNTKKEKASTGIGLYMSEIIIKNQFNGTIEARNIENGAEFTIILPHNLPNLG; this is translated from the coding sequence ATGCACGAAAGTTTAAGTCTTACCAAAAGATATATCTTAGCTCTTACTATTATTGCTTTTCTATCAATACTAGCTTTTTTTAATTTAAGTAAACTCTTATCAATTCAGTCAAACGATGCACAACTAGTTAATATGAGTGGGAATCAAAAAATAATTACAAGAGAAATTGCTTTTTATGCAATCTATTACAAAATTGATAAACTAAAAGCAAAAATAATTGAGATGGAAAAAACCCATAATATTTTGACCTCTTTAAAAATGTCAGAGGAATTACACTCAATCTATTTTGGGAAAGAGGTAAACTTAGATGAGAAGGTAAAAACTTATCTTTTTCATGCTAAAAGATTTTATGTTCACAGAGATGGGCGAAGTCAAAATTATGTACTAAAAAATTCAGAAAAACTTCTACTTGATTTAGAAAAAGCTGTAGTTGTATATTTAAAAGAGGCTTCTGAAAATACACGGAAACTACAAAAAGTAGAGACATATATTCTGATTCTTACTCTTCTTACTCTACTTTTTGAAGCAATTTTTATCTTTATGCCAGCAAGTAGACAAATTAATAGTCGCACAGAAGAGTTAATAAGAGAGAAAGAGTTTTCAAATGCTGTTATTGAATCAAGTAGAAATGCAATAATTACTTTAGATAGCAAAATGAAGATAAGAACTTTTAATAGTGAAGCAGAAAAGATATTTAAATATACAAAAGAAGAGATGTTAAATAAGACAAAATTCAATGAAATAGTTTTGGATAAATATAATATTAATGATTTAGAGAGTTTAAAAAAGGTTCAAGAGTCTAAAGGGAAAGATAAAAATGGAAAAAAATTTCCTATTAGAATCTCTTTTGGAACAAGTGGAGAGAATAGGGATATTGCGATTGTTGCAAATATTCAAGATATTTCAAAAGAGAAGTTAAATGACAAAATTTTACAACAGCAATCAAAATTTGCAGCTTTGGGAGAGATGATTGCAATTATTGCCCACCAATGGAGACAACCATTGGCTCAATTAAACTTTAATTGTATGTATATTAGAAAAAAATCAAAAGATAAAGAGATAATAGAAGAGACAATTGCAAATGAGGAGATTATTCAATTTATGTCTGAAACCATTACGAATTTTCAAGATTTTTATAAAAAGAGTGATAATACTATTTTTAATCCTCAAACAGCCATTGAACAAGCTCTTAAAATTGTCTCTTCTTCAATAAAACTAAATCAAATTGAGTTAAAAAAGCAGATAGATTCAAAAATAAAAATCTTTGGAAATCTAAATAGTTTAGCGCAGATTGTTCTCTCAATTATACAAAATAGTATTGATATTATAAAATCAGATAAAATAGACTCACCTACTATTACAATTACTTTAAAAGATAGTGAAAAACATACTATATTGATCATCTCTGACAATGCTGGTGGAATAAAAATTGAGCCTATAAAAGATGTCTTTAAACCTTTTAATACAAAAAAAGAGAAGGCTTCAACAGGTATTGGGCTTTATATGTCAGAGATAATTATAAAAAATCAGTTTAATGGAACAATTGAAGCAAGGAATATTGAAAATGGGGCAGAGTTTACTATTATCTTACCCCATAATTTGCCTAATTTAGGTTAA
- a CDS encoding response regulator transcription factor — protein sequence MIEKYEIKLKKSSILLAEDEDDVRNSFKKVLLLYVDKVYLAADGQEALELYDKYKPDILITDLKMPKLSGLDLIKKIREENEEIPIIVTSAYTDQNFLLESIKLSLVEYVVKPIREANLSQLLERCAKILSKNSKTIIDLGGNQFYDFDNKIFTCKEENILLTNKEIDLFEILLAHRGTLVTKQDIEEKLYIYDEVPPSALKNLVFKLRKKLNSEVIKSVSKLGYMID from the coding sequence ATGATAGAAAAATATGAGATAAAACTTAAAAAGTCTTCTATTCTTTTAGCAGAAGATGAAGATGATGTAAGAAATAGTTTTAAAAAAGTTCTACTACTTTATGTGGACAAAGTCTACTTAGCAGCAGATGGACAAGAAGCTTTGGAACTTTATGACAAGTATAAACCTGATATTTTAATAACAGATTTAAAGATGCCAAAACTAAGTGGATTAGATTTAATAAAAAAAATTAGAGAAGAGAATGAAGAGATTCCAATTATTGTTACAAGTGCTTATACTGATCAAAACTTTTTATTAGAATCTATAAAATTATCTCTTGTTGAATACGTTGTAAAACCAATACGCGAAGCAAATCTCTCACAACTACTTGAACGCTGTGCAAAAATTCTATCTAAAAATTCAAAAACAATAATAGATCTAGGGGGTAATCAATTTTATGATTTTGATAATAAAATTTTTACCTGTAAAGAGGAAAATATCCTTCTTACAAACAAAGAAATTGACCTTTTTGAAATACTTTTAGCCCACAGAGGAACTCTTGTTACCAAACAAGATATTGAAGAGAAACTCTACATCTATGATGAAGTACCACCAAGTGCACTAAAAAATCTTGTCTTCAAATTAAGAAAAAAATTAAATAGTGAAGTTATTAAAAGTGTATCCAAACTTGGATATATGATTGACTAA
- the nosZ gene encoding Sec-dependent nitrous-oxide reductase, translating to MKKSFSTISSLVLGTALTTSVASGATGELAKIMKDRGLSEVDVIRAAKTYNPTGVKDKYVVFSSGGQSGQMIVYGVPSMRILKYIAVFTPEPWQGYGYDKDSIDVLRQGNIRGREINWGDTHHPALSETDGKYDGKWLAINDKANPRIAIIDLADFETKQIVVNPVFKSDHGGAFFTPNSEHILEAAQYAAPFDNNYHPIEEYKETYRGGVTVWKFDPKIGRVVPNDSYTIEMPPYMQDLSDSGKGLSNGWGFTNSFNSEMYTGGIEVGMPPNEAGMSRNDTDYLHVYNWEKLYKLSKDPKNVKIINDHKVIPMDVAVKNNALFLIPEPKSPHGVDVDPTGQYIVVCGKLDTHASVYDFKKIKKLIDNKEFVGKDPFGIPILDMKKSLHGQVELGLGPLHNQYSPVDGEIYTSLYVDSQVVKWNFKTLKVLDKENVHYNIGHLAGMEGKSADPQGEYIIALNKLAIDRFQNVGPLHPQNHQLIDISGKTMDLLVDMPLPLGEPHQAVAIRASKLHPHVRYEMGTNTKTGKQHIGKTLAGQERIERDGNHVKVYGTLVRSHINPERITVNKGDRVTMYLTNLERAEDETHGFTVDHYNLHGSLEPGETIELDFTADIEGVFPYYCTEFCSALHLEMMGYLMVKDPNKKYESAQKIKMKSMTPEELKAEYDKTVAVNNATDAVIQSVVKFLKDNKYQDHKVVANLVTDAFDQYNQIPAQKKKADEAVKAGEMEKAILFENMIWQLMVKTADVGIRAKDALVRIIATTQSTAAARGEKTFAEGGCNGCHVIGKVSSGPDLTGVLQRHENGVDWVSRFILDPQSMYTDPYVKGMIDYFNLKMPNQHMNKEEVKDIIEYLKWVDENANLF from the coding sequence ATGAAAAAGTCATTTAGTACAATTTCTTCATTGGTTTTAGGAACTGCACTTACTACTTCAGTCGCTTCTGGGGCAACAGGTGAGTTAGCTAAGATTATGAAAGATAGAGGTCTCTCTGAGGTTGATGTAATCAGAGCCGCTAAGACTTATAATCCAACTGGTGTCAAGGACAAATATGTGGTATTTTCTTCTGGTGGACAATCTGGACAAATGATTGTTTACGGTGTTCCATCTATGAGAATACTTAAATATATTGCTGTGTTTACTCCTGAACCTTGGCAAGGTTATGGATACGATAAGGATTCAATTGATGTCTTAAGACAAGGAAACATTAGAGGTAGAGAGATTAACTGGGGAGATACTCACCACCCTGCACTTTCTGAAACTGATGGGAAATATGATGGGAAATGGTTAGCAATCAATGACAAAGCTAACCCAAGAATTGCAATCATTGATTTAGCTGATTTTGAAACAAAACAGATTGTAGTTAACCCTGTATTCAAATCAGATCATGGTGGAGCATTTTTTACTCCAAACTCTGAGCATATCTTAGAGGCTGCACAATATGCTGCACCTTTTGATAATAACTACCACCCAATTGAAGAGTACAAAGAGACTTATAGAGGTGGGGTAACTGTATGGAAATTTGACCCAAAAATTGGTAGAGTTGTTCCAAATGACTCATATACAATTGAGATGCCACCATATATGCAAGATTTATCAGACTCTGGGAAAGGGTTAAGTAATGGTTGGGGATTTACAAACTCATTTAACTCTGAGATGTATACAGGGGGAATTGAAGTTGGTATGCCACCAAATGAAGCTGGTATGTCAAGAAATGACACTGACTACTTACATGTTTATAATTGGGAAAAACTTTACAAACTATCTAAAGACCCTAAAAATGTAAAAATTATAAACGACCACAAAGTTATTCCAATGGATGTTGCAGTTAAAAATAATGCGCTATTTTTAATTCCTGAACCAAAATCACCACACGGAGTTGATGTTGACCCAACTGGACAATATATTGTTGTTTGTGGTAAATTAGATACTCATGCGTCTGTTTATGATTTCAAAAAAATCAAAAAACTAATCGACAATAAAGAGTTTGTTGGTAAAGACCCATTTGGTATTCCAATTTTAGATATGAAAAAATCACTTCACGGTCAAGTAGAGTTGGGACTTGGGCCACTGCATAACCAATACTCACCTGTTGATGGAGAGATTTATACTTCATTATATGTTGACTCACAAGTTGTAAAATGGAACTTTAAAACTCTAAAAGTACTTGACAAAGAGAATGTTCACTACAATATTGGTCACTTAGCTGGTATGGAAGGGAAATCTGCTGACCCTCAAGGGGAATATATTATTGCATTAAATAAATTGGCAATTGATAGATTCCAAAATGTTGGTCCACTTCACCCACAAAACCACCAATTAATTGATATTAGTGGTAAAACAATGGATCTTTTGGTTGATATGCCTCTTCCATTGGGAGAACCTCACCAAGCAGTTGCTATTAGAGCTAGTAAACTTCATCCTCATGTAAGATATGAGATGGGTACAAATACAAAAACTGGTAAACAACACATTGGTAAAACTCTAGCAGGGCAAGAGAGAATTGAAAGGGATGGAAACCATGTAAAAGTTTATGGAACTTTAGTTAGATCTCACATCAATCCTGAGAGAATCACTGTAAACAAAGGTGATAGAGTTACTATGTATCTTACAAACCTTGAAAGAGCAGAAGATGAAACTCACGGATTTACAGTTGACCACTATAATCTTCACGGTTCTTTAGAGCCAGGTGAAACTATTGAGTTAGATTTTACTGCTGATATTGAGGGTGTATTCCCTTACTATTGTACAGAGTTCTGTTCTGCACTTCACTTGGAGATGATGGGTTACTTAATGGTTAAAGACCCTAACAAAAAATATGAGAGTGCACAAAAAATTAAAATGAAATCTATGACTCCTGAAGAGTTAAAAGCTGAATATGATAAAACAGTTGCTGTTAATAATGCAACAGATGCTGTTATTCAATCAGTTGTTAAATTCTTAAAAGACAACAAATATCAAGATCATAAAGTTGTTGCAAACTTAGTTACAGATGCATTTGATCAATATAATCAAATTCCAGCTCAAAAGAAAAAAGCTGATGAAGCTGTAAAAGCTGGAGAGATGGAAAAAGCTATTTTGTTTGAAAATATGATTTGGCAATTAATGGTTAAAACAGCAGATGTTGGTATTAGAGCAAAAGATGCATTAGTTAGAATTATTGCAACTACACAAAGTACAGCTGCAGCAAGAGGTGAAAAAACATTTGCTGAGGGTGGTTGTAATGGATGTCACGTAATTGGTAAAGTATCTTCTGGTCCAGATTTAACTGGTGTATTACAAAGACATGAAAATGGTGTAGATTGGGTAAGTAGATTTATTTTAGATCCACAATCTATGTACACTGACCCATATGTAAAAGGTATGATTGACTACTTCAATCTAAAAATGCCTAATCAACATATGAATAAAGAAGAGGTTAAAGATATTATCGAATACTTAAAATGGGTAGACGAAAACGCTAACCTATTCTAA
- a CDS encoding cytochrome C, whose protein sequence is MHPSFIKSKIYATLALIIMTIGFTFPMVAFHGTLNKIHDNRVEEISPLAIKVWNFYNEGRYKSTTTPKEAHNNLEKMIETSSEIGVASFPIWTCGLEAPNYPKKAFPEGIPVFFHFDGFSGEVHEMNTINHYVGMDPMWRGGRFEREVGIYALLGLSLFMVYFILYHKKILTYIMWIVTALPLIFIAEYSYWLYWFGHNLHDWGAFKIKPFMPTVFGDGKIAQFTTHSYPNIGFYTLVVIGLLGLLAVLSRNKALRETKKAEKES, encoded by the coding sequence ATGCACCCAAGTTTTATAAAATCAAAAATTTATGCAACATTAGCATTAATTATTATGACCATAGGATTTACCTTTCCAATGGTTGCTTTTCATGGTACTCTAAATAAAATTCATGACAATAGAGTTGAAGAGATATCGCCACTAGCAATAAAGGTTTGGAACTTTTATAATGAAGGAAGATACAAAAGTACTACTACTCCTAAAGAAGCTCATAATAATCTTGAAAAAATGATAGAGACCTCTTCAGAAATAGGTGTAGCTTCATTTCCAATTTGGACCTGTGGATTAGAGGCACCAAACTATCCTAAAAAAGCCTTTCCAGAAGGTATTCCTGTATTTTTCCACTTTGATGGATTTTCAGGGGAAGTTCATGAGATGAATACAATCAATCACTATGTAGGAATGGATCCTATGTGGAGAGGTGGAAGATTTGAAAGAGAAGTTGGTATTTATGCCCTATTAGGACTCTCTTTGTTTATGGTATATTTTATCTTGTACCACAAAAAAATCTTAACTTATATTATGTGGATTGTAACAGCACTGCCACTAATCTTTATTGCTGAATATTCATATTGGCTCTATTGGTTTGGACACAATCTTCATGACTGGGGAGCTTTTAAAATCAAACCTTTTATGCCTACAGTATTTGGGGATGGGAAAATTGCACAATTTACAACTCACTCCTATCCAAATATAGGTTTTTATACGCTTGTTGTAATAGGACTTCTTGGTCTATTGGCTGTTTTATCAAGAAACAAAGCCCTTAGAGAGACAAAAAAAGCTGAAAAAGAGAGCTAA
- a CDS encoding nitrous oxide reductase family maturation protein NosD, with translation MIKLLIAFLFLFVNFMWANLLQEAIDNAPEGSILKLPKGLYKGSIVINKPLSIIGKEDGVIIDGEGKGTVIQINSPYVTIKNLIIQNSGDRHEGIDAGIKIANSRQSEISNCTIRDSLFGIDVSMTNNSIIADNYITSKDLDLGLRGDGLRLWYSNDNIVKNNKLIKSRDMVVWYSHGNEISGNFGEYNRYSLHFMYAGKNFIKNNTYQFNSVGIFFMYSQDSVATGNVIKSSLGATGMGIGLKDVSNFTIKDNTVIYCAQGMYIDRSPFEPDTKNWIEDNKILYNSEAVHFHSLSENNVIKGNTILGNIEDIVNDSRGSRTNENEIVGNYWDNYQGFDKNEDNVGDTPHKVFQYADQLWVYNPSVKFFYGSPVISLLNFLAKLAPFSEPIFLLQDEKPKLKL, from the coding sequence ATGATAAAACTACTTATTGCCTTTTTATTTTTATTTGTTAACTTCATGTGGGCAAATCTTTTACAAGAGGCAATTGATAATGCACCAGAAGGTTCAATTTTAAAACTTCCAAAAGGCTTATATAAAGGTTCAATTGTAATAAATAAACCTCTTTCAATAATAGGAAAAGAGGATGGAGTTATAATTGATGGAGAAGGCAAAGGTACAGTTATTCAAATAAATAGTCCTTATGTGACAATAAAAAATTTGATTATACAAAATAGTGGAGATAGACATGAAGGTATTGATGCTGGAATAAAAATCGCAAACTCTAGACAATCTGAAATTTCAAACTGTACAATAAGAGACTCTCTTTTTGGAATTGATGTCTCTATGACAAACAACTCTATAATTGCAGATAACTATATCACCTCAAAAGATTTGGATTTGGGATTAAGGGGCGATGGTCTTAGATTGTGGTATTCAAATGACAACATTGTAAAAAACAATAAGTTGATTAAATCAAGAGATATGGTTGTTTGGTACTCACATGGAAATGAAATATCTGGAAACTTTGGAGAGTACAACAGATACTCTTTACACTTTATGTATGCTGGGAAAAATTTTATAAAAAACAACACTTATCAATTTAATTCTGTTGGAATATTTTTTATGTATAGCCAAGACTCTGTTGCAACAGGAAATGTTATAAAGAGCTCTTTAGGTGCGACAGGAATGGGTATAGGATTAAAAGATGTATCAAATTTTACAATTAAAGATAATACTGTAATTTATTGTGCCCAAGGAATGTACATAGATAGATCTCCTTTTGAACCTGATACAAAAAACTGGATTGAAGATAATAAAATTTTGTACAACTCAGAAGCAGTACATTTTCACTCACTTAGTGAGAATAATGTAATCAAAGGTAATACTATCTTAGGTAATATCGAAGATATTGTAAATGATAGTCGTGGTTCTAGAACCAATGAAAATGAAATAGTAGGGAACTATTGGGATAATTATCAAGGTTTTGATAAAAATGAAGATAATGTTGGTGATACTCCCCACAAGGTTTTTCAATATGCAGATCAATTATGGGTATACAATCCAAGTGTAAAATTTTTTTACGGTTCCCCTGTAATTTCACTGCTAAATTTTCTTGCTAAATTGGCTCCTTTTAGTGAGCCAATCTTTCTCTTGCAAGATGAGAAACCAAAGTTAAAATTATAA
- a CDS encoding 4Fe-4S dicluster domain-containing protein, producing MANIKEERRGFIKFSTLGILGLALGTGVVISPHLLRAEMRLRPPGAVPEKEFLALCIKCGQCLQVCPYHSIKLSDLVMGHGVGTPHIDPRERGCYACSAVPCVLACPSGALEHTLEKAEDAHMGIAVLEFPNRCLALTNTPVPKGHSKRIHDFTNKQNNVTQLERDMLSKLDEFEGKQCTICADMCPLPNPLSAISMVGSGDSKKPEIYDGCIGCGVCEELCPANEPAIVVKPRLTYEDYYVVKGVKS from the coding sequence ATGGCAAATATTAAAGAAGAGAGAAGAGGTTTTATAAAGTTTTCCACATTGGGTATTTTGGGATTAGCTCTTGGAACAGGAGTAGTAATTAGTCCCCATTTATTAAGAGCAGAGATGAGACTAAGACCACCAGGAGCAGTTCCTGAAAAAGAGTTTTTAGCCCTTTGTATTAAGTGTGGTCAATGCTTACAGGTTTGTCCATATCACTCAATAAAACTCTCAGATTTAGTTATGGGGCATGGAGTTGGAACTCCACATATTGATCCAAGAGAGAGAGGTTGTTATGCCTGTAGTGCCGTTCCATGTGTACTTGCCTGTCCAAGTGGAGCACTTGAGCATACACTAGAAAAAGCAGAAGATGCACATATGGGAATTGCTGTTTTAGAGTTCCCAAATAGATGTTTGGCTCTAACAAATACGCCCGTACCAAAAGGTCATAGTAAAAGAATACATGACTTTACAAACAAACAAAATAATGTAACTCAATTAGAGAGAGATATGTTAAGTAAACTTGATGAGTTTGAAGGTAAACAATGTACTATTTGTGCCGATATGTGCCCATTACCTAATCCATTAAGTGCCATTTCAATGGTAGGAAGTGGAGATAGTAAAAAACCTGAAATTTATGATGGTTGTATAGGTTGTGGAGTTTGTGAAGAGTTGTGCCCTGCAAATGAGCCAGCAATTGTAGTAAAACCAAGATTAACATATGAAGATTATTATGTAGTAAAAGGAGTTAAGTCGTGA
- a CDS encoding c-type cytochrome, producing MIKKILLAAAVAFLISGCTDKKEENKDNKEVSQTQAPLKIEVEENKNAKEIKVADKLNHETSEKSYYMDYGVKSEYDPNSQPANSDASVRVKPRTNIDANMHVRSPYEKIKISLLVKKLSKEFIVKCSACHNDYANGIIGPSLLDKDSDFIFNKIMKFKGDKDANVLMTGLVNQMNEKEIRKIADEIYEFNKQIRDIK from the coding sequence GTGATTAAAAAAATATTATTAGCAGCTGCAGTTGCATTTCTAATTTCTGGTTGTACAGATAAAAAAGAGGAAAATAAAGATAATAAAGAGGTATCTCAGACACAAGCTCCATTGAAAATTGAAGTAGAAGAGAATAAAAATGCAAAAGAGATTAAGGTTGCAGATAAATTAAATCATGAAACTTCAGAGAAATCATATTATATGGATTATGGAGTAAAGAGTGAATATGACCCAAATTCACAACCAGCAAATAGTGATGCTTCAGTTAGAGTAAAACCAAGAACAAATATAGATGCAAATATGCATGTAAGAAGTCCTTATGAGAAAATCAAAATCTCATTACTTGTAAAAAAACTTAGTAAAGAGTTTATTGTAAAGTGTTCAGCTTGTCACAATGACTATGCAAATGGAATTATTGGTCCATCTTTATTGGATAAAGATTCTGATTTTATTTTTAACAAAATTATGAAATTTAAAGGGGATAAAGATGCAAATGTTCTAATGACAGGACTTGTAAATCAAATGAATGAGAAAGAGATAAGAAAAATTGCTGATGAGATTTATGAGTTTAACAAACAAATTAGGGATATAAAATGA
- a CDS encoding c-type cytochrome encodes MKNIIAIASTVIVIGLILYVFSQGGAYHGGEAGRIIEDLKVAQQNAKIAPIEEKNIEQEKLQALRDKAGNTAMFEVSNAYKSKCSSCHGVDGSGTQNGKKLMGPALMGQSEETLYKTLIDFKDGRKENLIMKGLLLNLSEEELRNFAKEISQFKAKRDALNQ; translated from the coding sequence ATGAAAAATATAATAGCAATAGCTTCAACTGTTATAGTAATTGGCTTGATTTTATATGTTTTTAGTCAAGGTGGAGCATACCATGGAGGAGAAGCTGGTCGAATTATTGAAGATTTGAAAGTAGCGCAACAAAATGCAAAAATTGCTCCTATAGAAGAAAAAAATATAGAGCAAGAAAAACTACAAGCATTAAGAGACAAAGCTGGAAATACTGCAATGTTTGAAGTAAGTAATGCTTATAAAAGTAAATGCTCATCTTGTCATGGGGTTGATGGTTCAGGAACTCAAAATGGTAAAAAACTTATGGGACCTGCGCTTATGGGACAAAGTGAAGAGACTCTTTATAAAACTCTAATTGATTTTAAAGATGGAAGAAAAGAGAATCTTATTATGAAAGGCTTATTACTAAATCTTTCAGAAGAAGAACTTAGAAACTTTGCCAAAGAGATTTCACAATTTAAAGCAAAAAGAGATGCTTTAAATCAATAG